CCGGCGCCATGCTCGGCGGCCTGCTGCTGGGCGTAGCCGAAGCCTTCGGTGCAGATGTATTCGGCGACCAGTACAAGGACGTGGTGGCCTTCGGCCTGCTGGTATTGGTGCTGTTGTTCCGTCCGACCGGCATCCTGGGCCGTCCGGAGGTTGAGAAAGTATGATTGCCAAGAACCTCAAAACCGCCTTCTTCAGTGCCCTACTGGTACTGGCCGTGGCCTATCCGGTACTGGGCCTGAAGCTGACCACCGTCGGCATCAGCCTGGAAGTTCAGGGCGCCAGCCCGGTCGCCCTGTGGAGCATCGCCGGCGCCGCCGTGCTGATGTTCGTCTGGCAGCTGCTGCGCGACCGTTTCTCCGCCGGCTGGGCCCAGCTGCCCAGTCTGCCGAGCATGCCCGGCAGCGCCAGCAACTTCCTCACCCTGCCCTCGACCCAGCGCTGGATCATCCTCGGCCTGATCGTGGCCGGCCTGGTCTGGCCGTTCTTCGGCAGCCGCGGCGCGGTGGACATCGCCACCCTGATCCTGATCTACGTGCTGCTCGGCCTCGGCCTGAACATCGTGGTCGGTCTGGCCGGCCTGCTCGACCTCGGTTACGTCGGCTTCTACGCCGTCGGCGCCTACAGCTACGCGCTGCTGTCGCACTACTACGGCCTGGGCTTCTGGGTGTGCCTGCCGATCGCCGGCCTTATGGCGGCCTTCTTCGGCTTCATCCTCGGCTTCCCGGTGCTGCGCCTACGCGGCGACTACCTGGCCATCGTCACCCTCGGTTTCGGCGAGATCATCCGCATCCTGCTGCGCAACATGACCGAGCTGACCGGCGGCCCCAACGGCATCAGCAACATCGACAAACCGACCCTGTTCGGCCTGTCGTTCGAGCGTCGCGCCGCCGAAGGCATGCAGACCTTCCACGAGTACTTCGGCATCGCCTACAACTCGATCAACAAGGTGATCTTCCTCTACCTGGTTGCCCTGCTGCTGGCCCTGCTCGCCCTGTTCGTGATCAACCGCCTGCTGCGCATGCCGATCGGCCGCGCCTGGGAGGCCCTGCGCGAAGACGAGATCGCCTGCCGCGCCCTGGGCATGAACCCCACCGTGATCAAGCTGTCCGCCTTCACCCTCGGCGCCTGCTTCGCTGGCTTTGCCGGCAGCTTCTTCGCCGCGCGCCAGGGCTTGGTTACCCCTGAGTCGTTCACCTTCATCGAGTCGGCGATCATCCTCGCCATCGTCGTGCTCGGCGGCATGGGTTCCCAGCTCGGCATCATCCTCGCCGCCGTGGTAATGATCCTGCTGCCGGAACTGGCCCGCGAGTTCAACGAATACCGCATGCTGATGTTCGGCGCCCTGATGGTGCTGATGATGATCTGGCGTCCGCAGGGCCTGCTGCCCATGCAGCGCCCCCACCTGGAGTTGAAACCATGAGCCGCCCGATTCTTGAAGTCAGCGGGCTGACCATGCGCTTCGGCGGCCTGCTGGCCGTCAACAATGTCGCCCTGTCCGTGCAGCCCAAGCAGGTGGTGTCGATGATCGGCCCCAACGGCGCCGGCAAGACCACCGTATTCAACTGCCTAACCGGCTTCTACCAGCCTACCGGCGGCGTGATCCTGCTCGACGACGAGCCGGTACAACACCTGCCCGGCCACAAGATCGCCCGCAAGGGCGTGGTGCGCACCTTCCAGAACGTTCGCCTGTTCAAGGAAATGACCGCCGTGGAAAACCTGCTGGTCGCCCAGCACCGCCACCTCAACACCAACTTCCTCTCCGGCCTGTTCAAGACCCCGAACTTCCGCCGCAGCGAGAAGGCGGCCATGGAGTACGCGGCGCACTGGCTGGAGCAGGTCAACCTCACCGACGTGGCCAACCGCCCAGCCGGCACCCTGGCCTACGGCCAGCAGCGTCGCCTGGAAATCGCCCGCTGCATGATGACCCGCCCGCGCATCCTCATGCTCGACGAGCCGGCCGCCGGCCTCAACCCACGCGAGACCGAAGACCTCAAGGCACTGATCGGCATGCTGCGCGACCAGCATGACGTCACCGTGCTGCTGATCGAGCACGACATGAAGCTGGTCATGAGCATCTCCGACCACATCTACGTGATCAACCAGGGCACTCCCCTGGCCAATGGCACGCCGGAGCAGATCCGCAACAACCCGGACGTGATCAAAGCCTATCTGGGGGAAGCCTGATGCTCTCGTTCACTAACGTTTCCACCTTCTACGGCAAGATCCAGGCCCTGCACGATGTCAGCCTGGAAGTGCAGCAAGGCGAAATCGTCACCCTGATCGGCGCCAACGGTGCCGGCAAGTCGACCCTGCTGATGACCCTGTGCGGCTCGCCGCGCGCGGCCAGCGGCAGCATCCGCTACGAAGGCGAGGAGCTGGTCGGCCAGGAATCCTGCGACATCATGCGCAAGAGCATCGCCGTGGTGCCGGAAGGCCGCCGCGTGTTCGCCCGCCTGACCGTCGAGGAAAACCTGGCCATGGGCGGTTTCTTCACCGAGAAGGCCGACTACCAGCAGCAGATGGACAAGGTGCTGCAGCTGTTCCCGCGCCTCAAGGAACGCTTCGAGCAGCGCGCCGGCACCATGTCCGGCGGCGAACAGCAAATGCTCGCCATCGGCCGCGCGCTGATGAGCAAGCCCAAGCTGCTGCTGCTCGACGAACCCTCCCTGGGCCTGGCACCGATCATCATCCAGCAGATCTTCGATATCATCGAACAGCTGCGCAAGGACGGTGTAACGGTGTTCCTGGTCGAGCAGAACGCCAACCAGGCGCTCAAGCTGGCCGACCGCGCCTACGTCCTGGAGAACGGCCGAATCGTCATGCAAGGCAGCGGCGCCGACCTGCTCACCGACCCCAAGGTACGCGACGCCTACCTGGGTGGCTAAGCCTGGCACGCAACAAAAAAACCGCCCTCCGGGGCGGTTTTTTATTGCCCTTACCGCGCGCAAGCGCAACACAAATGACCAGAAGCCCAAAAACAAAAAAGCCCGGTCACTTCTGACCAGGCTTTGATGTTGGGATTATATGGTCGGGACGGAGTGATTCGAACACTCTACCCCTTGCACCCCATGCGCTTATTTGGTGGATTTCCATGGAAGTCCATGGACGCTATTAGAACGCCTAAAACCTAGTAAATACGGGGCTTACAGACTATATTTGCGTCCATCACGATCCACCAGCACCCACCGACAGCCAAGCGATTCGGTGGGGTAAAAGTGGGGTAAAAATCCAGGCAGCGGAATTATGCAAGGGGTAGGACATGGCCAAACTGACAGCCAAGCAACTGGAGGCGCTCACCGCCGCCGATGACGGCAAGATCCTTCGCGAAGACGGTGGCCTGGTCGCCAAAGTCCGCTCAGGTTTGCGTGGCGTGACGGTGCAGTTCCGTTACGAGTTCAAGCAGGATGGATTGAAGCGTGACCAAAGCCTGGGCAGCTGGCCAAAGAAGTCGCTGGCGCAGATTCGCGCTGAACGCGATGAGGTGAAAGCGACAGCCGCCAAAGGCATCAACCCCACTGCAGCCCGCAAGGCTGCCAAGATAGAAGCCCAAGCCGCTGTCGCAGCAACCATTGCCGAAGCTGAACGCCAGGCAGCGGAGAACAAGACGGTTGCAGACCTGTTTGATGAGTGGCTACGCGATGGTGTCTCACGCCAGGATGGCAACGCCGAACTGCGCCGCAGCTTCACCAAGGACGTGCTGCCGCTCATTGGCAAGAAGCCACTACGCAACCTCACCGAGAAAGACCTGCTCGCCGTCCTGCGCTCAGTCAAAGCACGCGGCCTGAACCGCACCGTCGTGATCCGCAACAACGACATTGGCCAGATGCTGCGCTGGGCCGAGAAACGCAAACCATGGCGAGGCCTAATGACGGACGGCAATCCAGCCGACCTAATAGACGTCAACAAGCTGCTCGATCACGACTACGAAGAACAACGGGACCGACTGCTCTCACCTGACGAGATTCGCGAGCTGCATGACATCCTCGAGCGCCTGGAGAAAGACTACGAAGCCCTACCCGCCGGCCAAAAGTATTCAGGCATTCGGCCAGTCAATAGGCGTGTCCAATGTGCTCTATGGATCTGCCTAAGCACACTGTGCCGTATTGGAGAATTGCTCAAGTCTGAGTGGCGGTACGTGGACTTAGATAAAGGCACCTGGTTCATACCTGCCGAAGCCACCAAAGGTCATAAAGGAAAGCGCCAGGATCACCATGTGTTCCTGTCAGCGTTTTCCATCGAGCAGTTCAAACGCCTGCAGAAAGAAACAGGCAATACGCCGTTCTGCTTCCCCAGCAAGAATGGCGATAGCCACGTCGACACCAAGACGGTCAGCAAGCTGATCGGCGATCGGCAGTGCCGCTTCAAAAAACGCAGCAAGCCCTTAGCGGGCCGCCATCATGACGACTCACTGGTGCTGAGTAAGGGCACCAAGGGTGAGTGGACTCCGCATGACCTGCGCCGTACCGGTGCAACGATGATGCAGGAACTCGGAGTCACTCTGGAGATCATTGACCGCTGCCAGAACCACTTACTCGGCGGTTCCAAAGTGCGCAGGCACTACCTGCATCACGACTATGCGAAAGAGAAAACCGAGGCTTGGCGGATTCTGGGGGAAAGGCTGGAACAGTGCATCACAGGCCCATCGGCACTAGCCACAAGCAGCATTACTTGATCGGTCACTTAGGACCTCAACTATGAGATACCCGCTAGAGCAACATGGAGGAGCCGACTATCCAGCAGCTCCTCCTGATACACGCCAACCAGAAATTGGCTCTCAATTTACGGACTTGAATTCCGCGTCGATTGCCTCTGCCTCAACACGCCATGCCTGAAAGCGTTGCTGACGTTCATGGCTGTCTCTCAAGCTATCCTCAAGCACAGCGACGCTGTTTTTCAGCTCAAGATACTTGCCGAAGAACTGCTCCCTGAACTGTTCGGAGCTGATCAGGCCAAGTAGCTCCTTACGCTGCTGCTCGAAGTTTTCAACCATCTTCGCAATAGAGCCCCTGAACGCCTCTTCACGCTTGTATTGCTCCCAGCTGTCCCATACCTCGATAGCAATACCGAGAGCGGCCAGCGCGCCGTTGGCGCCTTTGGCGAATTTCACAGCTCCCCAAGGCTTGAATTTCAGCAGTGACCCCAGCTCCATACCCACCATTTTTCCAGCGCTGACTATGGTGTCCCGCGCAGCCAAAACGGTGGTGTTGTTGATCACATTCCCCTTAAGCAGGTGGTTCACCCCCTGCTTGCCGAACGCTCTGACAGTAGTGTTGAAATGATTGATCTCGGTATCAAAGCCGAGCTGCATCT
The window above is part of the Pseudomonas alcaligenes genome. Proteins encoded here:
- a CDS encoding ABC transporter ATP-binding protein, with protein sequence MLSFTNVSTFYGKIQALHDVSLEVQQGEIVTLIGANGAGKSTLLMTLCGSPRAASGSIRYEGEELVGQESCDIMRKSIAVVPEGRRVFARLTVEENLAMGGFFTEKADYQQQMDKVLQLFPRLKERFEQRAGTMSGGEQQMLAIGRALMSKPKLLLLDEPSLGLAPIIIQQIFDIIEQLRKDGVTVFLVEQNANQALKLADRAYVLENGRIVMQGSGADLLTDPKVRDAYLGG
- the livG gene encoding high-affinity branched-chain amino acid ABC transporter ATP-binding protein LivG, which encodes MSRPILEVSGLTMRFGGLLAVNNVALSVQPKQVVSMIGPNGAGKTTVFNCLTGFYQPTGGVILLDDEPVQHLPGHKIARKGVVRTFQNVRLFKEMTAVENLLVAQHRHLNTNFLSGLFKTPNFRRSEKAAMEYAAHWLEQVNLTDVANRPAGTLAYGQQRRLEIARCMMTRPRILMLDEPAAGLNPRETEDLKALIGMLRDQHDVTVLLIEHDMKLVMSISDHIYVINQGTPLANGTPEQIRNNPDVIKAYLGEA
- a CDS encoding high-affinity branched-chain amino acid ABC transporter permease LivM, which encodes MIAKNLKTAFFSALLVLAVAYPVLGLKLTTVGISLEVQGASPVALWSIAGAAVLMFVWQLLRDRFSAGWAQLPSLPSMPGSASNFLTLPSTQRWIILGLIVAGLVWPFFGSRGAVDIATLILIYVLLGLGLNIVVGLAGLLDLGYVGFYAVGAYSYALLSHYYGLGFWVCLPIAGLMAAFFGFILGFPVLRLRGDYLAIVTLGFGEIIRILLRNMTELTGGPNGISNIDKPTLFGLSFERRAAEGMQTFHEYFGIAYNSINKVIFLYLVALLLALLALFVINRLLRMPIGRAWEALREDEIACRALGMNPTVIKLSAFTLGACFAGFAGSFFAARQGLVTPESFTFIESAIILAIVVLGGMGSQLGIILAAVVMILLPELAREFNEYRMLMFGALMVLMMIWRPQGLLPMQRPHLELKP
- a CDS encoding site-specific integrase gives rise to the protein MAKLTAKQLEALTAADDGKILREDGGLVAKVRSGLRGVTVQFRYEFKQDGLKRDQSLGSWPKKSLAQIRAERDEVKATAAKGINPTAARKAAKIEAQAAVAATIAEAERQAAENKTVADLFDEWLRDGVSRQDGNAELRRSFTKDVLPLIGKKPLRNLTEKDLLAVLRSVKARGLNRTVVIRNNDIGQMLRWAEKRKPWRGLMTDGNPADLIDVNKLLDHDYEEQRDRLLSPDEIRELHDILERLEKDYEALPAGQKYSGIRPVNRRVQCALWICLSTLCRIGELLKSEWRYVDLDKGTWFIPAEATKGHKGKRQDHHVFLSAFSIEQFKRLQKETGNTPFCFPSKNGDSHVDTKTVSKLIGDRQCRFKKRSKPLAGRHHDDSLVLSKGTKGEWTPHDLRRTGATMMQELGVTLEIIDRCQNHLLGGSKVRRHYLHHDYAKEKTEAWRILGERLEQCITGPSALATSSIT